The following coding sequences lie in one Leptospira neocaledonica genomic window:
- a CDS encoding HDOD domain-containing protein, which translates to MERIFFLATREFRPKFEGMLNPTELTETLVSGKDIELEYRFISDEDHQQIYLLLLQVLGNLDRLFLTEVVSTILKELLMNANKANAKRLFFLTEGLNINEASHYNKGMKRFLEDIIHKWDEQEKVLKGSNLSVRLRAKIMNQNLIFLIENDAALLPQESERIKARLESASKFNDLSDAFLSMADSQESAGLGLVLIQLLLKNSGIGSDKFKIETDGKITRATLVIPKQIVPLDVATKLKDRILAEVDGLPPLPHTLTRIINLCNNPDSDLGVIANEIERNPAISADLLKLSNSAGFASRNKVNTIVQAVKVVGLKNVRNLLYVSGVRKIMEGRYSKLQEVWNHSNLASYFARQVSQRAGLGKLSDIAAVGALLHDLGKFILLSLDPTLFKRLASYQKNRDLSNSTILEEISTGISHPTLGAMLARKWDFPPDLVHMIEFHHRAFMATNTIYTDLVDSVYVANMMCDYLDKKTSYYAADSSILKKFQLDDKAKFEETCEKLAKAYEIANEEN; encoded by the coding sequence ATGGAGCGCATTTTTTTTCTTGCGACAAGGGAGTTTAGACCCAAATTTGAGGGAATGCTAAATCCGACAGAACTCACTGAAACCCTTGTCTCCGGGAAAGATATCGAACTGGAATATAGATTTATTTCAGACGAGGACCATCAGCAGATTTATCTTCTGCTACTCCAGGTTTTGGGAAATCTGGACAGATTATTTCTCACGGAAGTGGTTTCTACCATTCTGAAAGAACTTTTGATGAACGCGAATAAGGCGAACGCCAAGAGGCTTTTTTTCCTTACGGAAGGACTGAATATAAACGAAGCATCTCATTATAATAAAGGGATGAAACGTTTTCTGGAAGATATCATCCATAAATGGGATGAACAGGAGAAGGTACTCAAAGGTTCCAATCTATCAGTTCGTCTCCGCGCAAAGATCATGAACCAGAACCTGATCTTTTTGATCGAGAACGATGCGGCACTTCTTCCCCAAGAGTCCGAAAGGATCAAAGCAAGATTAGAATCGGCGAGTAAGTTTAACGATCTATCCGATGCATTTCTTTCTATGGCAGACAGCCAAGAAAGTGCGGGGCTTGGACTCGTTCTCATACAGTTATTATTAAAAAACTCAGGCATAGGTTCTGATAAATTTAAGATAGAAACAGATGGAAAGATCACTAGAGCTACCTTAGTGATCCCTAAACAGATCGTTCCATTGGATGTGGCTACCAAACTCAAAGACAGGATCTTGGCAGAAGTGGATGGACTTCCCCCACTTCCTCATACTCTGACACGAATAATAAATCTTTGTAACAATCCTGATTCCGATTTAGGAGTTATCGCTAATGAGATAGAAAGAAATCCTGCCATCAGCGCGGACCTTCTAAAACTTTCTAACTCGGCGGGTTTCGCGAGTAGGAATAAAGTAAATACTATCGTCCAAGCTGTTAAGGTTGTGGGACTGAAGAACGTCCGAAATCTTTTGTATGTATCAGGCGTACGAAAGATCATGGAAGGAAGATATTCCAAACTCCAAGAAGTATGGAATCATTCCAACCTTGCGAGTTATTTCGCGAGGCAGGTTTCTCAAAGAGCTGGACTCGGAAAACTTTCCGATATCGCAGCAGTCGGTGCCTTACTCCATGATTTAGGAAAATTCATTTTGCTTTCATTGGACCCTACATTATTCAAACGTTTGGCGTCTTACCAAAAGAATAGGGACCTTTCCAATTCCACGATCTTAGAAGAAATTTCCACAGGTATTTCTCATCCCACCCTGGGAGCAATGCTCGCCAGAAAATGGGATTTTCCTCCGGACCTTGTACATATGATCGAATTTCATCATAGAGCCTTCATGGCGACTAACACGATTTATACGGATTTAGTTGATTCTGTATACGTTGCAAATATGATGTGCGATTATCTGGATAAAAAAACCAGCTATTATGCCGCTGACTCGAGTATACTAAAAAAATTCCAGTTAGACGATAAGGCAAAGTTCGAAGAGACCTGCGAAAAATTGGCAAAGGCCTACGAGATCGCGAATGAAGAAAACTGA
- a CDS encoding oxygenase MpaB family protein, with the protein MFNRLKILKQINELDAEKDAQKIVFLAGSYDFPQDVEISLAISFFRTFAIPSISKILNTTKRFELAGQKRYDDTALILAEFIENGLDSERGREAMRRLNQIHKEYDIKNEDFLYTLTTFIFEPDRWNQKFGWRKSTEKERLANFYLWKQIGKKMNIKNIPETYEEMLEFNLRFEKENFYRTKDSEQVALATMKIASSRIPKIPGLEYLVYNAVYSLMDKPLREAMGFPKPNPIVAGLTYSILKFRAFFLRYFWPPRKTPYYVTKRNNPSYPNGYLIEELGPH; encoded by the coding sequence ATGTTCAACCGTTTGAAAATATTAAAACAAATTAATGAATTGGATGCGGAGAAGGATGCACAGAAGATCGTATTTCTTGCAGGAAGTTATGATTTTCCTCAGGATGTGGAGATCTCACTTGCTATCTCTTTCTTCAGGACATTTGCAATTCCTTCTATTTCAAAAATATTAAATACTACTAAACGATTCGAACTTGCAGGACAAAAAAGATACGATGACACCGCTCTAATCCTTGCGGAATTTATAGAGAACGGACTGGACAGCGAAAGAGGACGAGAAGCCATGAGAAGGCTAAACCAGATCCATAAGGAATACGATATCAAGAACGAAGACTTCTTATATACACTCACTACTTTTATATTCGAGCCGGATCGTTGGAACCAAAAGTTCGGATGGAGAAAGAGCACTGAAAAAGAAAGATTGGCTAATTTTTATCTTTGGAAACAGATCGGAAAAAAGATGAATATCAAAAATATTCCGGAAACTTACGAAGAAATGTTGGAATTCAATCTGAGATTCGAAAAGGAAAACTTCTACCGAACTAAAGACTCAGAACAAGTTGCTCTCGCAACGATGAAGATCGCTTCTTCCAGAATTCCAAAAATTCCCGGTCTGGAATATTTGGTTTATAATGCAGTGTATTCTCTTATGGACAAACCTCTTAGAGAAGCGATGGGATTTCCGAAACCGAATCCGATCGTAGCTGGTTTAACCTATTCGATTTTAAAATTCAGAGCATTTTTCTTACGATATTTCTGGCCACCTCGAAAAACTCCTTATTACGTTACCAAACGAAATAACCCTAGTTATCCGAACGGATATTTGATTGAAGAGTTAGGACCTCATTAG
- the topA gene encoding type I DNA topoisomerase, with protein sequence MSVLVLVESPTKVKTISSYLGKEYKVLATFGHILDLPVDRIGIKIEKDFEPEYVPLKGKKKVLSSILKEAKSHSSVLIATDPDREGEFIGYILAQKLGKKVKISRIRFQEIHKDKILQAISEPDEIDLDLVDSQKARRILDRLIGYKISPFLWRAVGGEGLSAGRVQSVALKWICEREEEIRSFIPETTWIVSATVFYRSGENEKIVFYPQKDAFSTQKKASEFLDSILKKTKVLQITEKKEKLGETLPPPPFTTATLQQEAFRILKFSASKTMKLAQELYEGIDLGKGKSQGLITYMRTDSVRIGEEAVGSIRRKIGSKFGPEFVSDKTQTYRLKKTKGKSQDAHEAIRPVDIFLEPSFVSELGDRNLSKDSKKLYELIWKRTLASQMKPETWKRLTFIANAGGEVWEGEKLFTLDPGYKKIYNQYADILPAWKKGETLTPEPWEIQERTTEPPPRYTEASLVSKLEKEGIGRPSTFASILETLYKRKYVYSEKGKLYSETLGEKVNSFLQAAFADLFREKFTSEMEQKLDSIASGEESRSKVLSEFYSILDSQLKKTNIIAINKQLKEKPKTPKYGNCPVCKEGERVRKKSSKKKEYYICSRFPQCDYAEYI encoded by the coding sequence ATGTCTGTTCTAGTACTTGTAGAATCTCCCACCAAAGTTAAAACGATCTCTTCCTATTTGGGAAAAGAATACAAGGTGCTCGCCACCTTCGGACATATCTTGGATCTTCCTGTGGATCGGATTGGGATCAAAATCGAAAAGGATTTCGAGCCGGAGTATGTTCCTCTCAAGGGAAAAAAGAAAGTTCTATCTTCTATTTTAAAGGAGGCCAAATCACATTCTTCCGTACTAATTGCGACCGACCCGGATAGAGAAGGTGAGTTTATAGGTTATATCCTTGCCCAAAAATTAGGGAAGAAGGTAAAGATTTCTCGAATTCGTTTCCAAGAAATACATAAGGACAAAATTTTACAGGCAATCTCGGAGCCTGACGAGATCGATCTGGATTTGGTAGATTCCCAAAAGGCAAGAAGAATCTTAGATAGACTCATCGGGTACAAAATCAGTCCCTTTTTATGGAGAGCAGTAGGAGGCGAAGGCCTTTCTGCGGGAAGGGTTCAATCAGTCGCTCTCAAATGGATCTGTGAAAGAGAAGAAGAGATCCGCAGCTTTATTCCGGAAACCACTTGGATTGTTTCCGCAACCGTGTTTTACAGATCGGGAGAAAATGAAAAAATCGTTTTTTATCCGCAAAAGGACGCCTTTTCCACTCAAAAAAAAGCTTCGGAGTTCCTGGATTCTATATTAAAAAAAACAAAAGTATTACAGATTACGGAAAAAAAAGAAAAGTTAGGAGAAACACTTCCGCCTCCACCTTTTACTACTGCCACTTTGCAGCAAGAAGCGTTTAGGATCTTAAAATTTTCTGCATCTAAAACGATGAAACTTGCCCAAGAATTGTATGAGGGAATAGATTTGGGAAAAGGAAAATCCCAAGGACTGATTACTTATATGAGGACAGATTCGGTTCGGATTGGAGAAGAAGCAGTCGGATCCATTCGTAGGAAGATCGGCTCAAAGTTCGGTCCTGAATTTGTATCCGACAAAACTCAAACTTATAGACTCAAAAAAACAAAGGGAAAATCCCAGGATGCTCATGAGGCGATTCGACCGGTAGATATATTTTTAGAGCCTTCTTTCGTATCCGAACTTGGAGATCGTAATCTTAGTAAGGATTCTAAAAAATTATATGAATTGATATGGAAGCGGACCCTTGCTTCTCAGATGAAGCCGGAAACTTGGAAAAGATTAACATTTATAGCAAACGCAGGCGGAGAAGTTTGGGAAGGAGAAAAACTTTTTACCCTAGATCCAGGTTATAAAAAGATCTATAATCAATATGCGGATATTCTTCCCGCTTGGAAAAAGGGAGAAACTTTAACTCCTGAACCATGGGAGATCCAAGAAAGAACCACAGAACCTCCTCCCAGATATACCGAAGCAAGTCTTGTCTCCAAATTGGAAAAAGAAGGAATTGGTAGGCCTTCTACATTTGCTTCTATCTTAGAGACATTATACAAAAGAAAATACGTATATTCGGAAAAAGGAAAATTATATTCGGAGACTCTCGGAGAAAAGGTAAATTCTTTTTTACAGGCGGCCTTTGCGGATCTATTCCGAGAAAAATTTACTTCCGAAATGGAACAAAAATTGGATTCTATCGCTTCGGGAGAGGAGAGTAGATCCAAGGTGCTTTCCGAGTTTTATTCCATCTTGGATTCTCAATTAAAAAAAACGAATATAATCGCGATCAATAAGCAGCTAAAAGAAAAACCGAAAACTCCCAAATATGGGAACTGTCCCGTATGCAAAGAAGGGGAGAGGGTTAGAAAAAAATCTTCAAAGAAAAAAGAATATTATATCTGTTCTAGATTTCCGCAATGTGATTATGCGGAATATATCTAA
- the cysK gene encoding cysteine synthase A, whose amino-acid sequence MKANNILETIGNTPHVKINRLFGSKYNVYSKLERSNPGGSIKDRIALSMIEDAEKSGKLTKDTVIIEPTSGNTGIGLALVAAVKGYRLILVMPESMSVERRRIMAAYGAEFDLTPREKGMPGAIERAKQLVSENPKAWMPQQFENEANIQVHIETTAAEILKDFPNGVDALITGVGTGGHITGVAKVLKEKFPKTKVFAVEPEASPVISGGKPGPHPIQGIGAGFIPKNLHTDLLDGVIQVSKDEAFQYALRAAKEEGIFLGVSSGAALAAVAKKLPELPEGATVLTFNYDTGERYLSIEGLFPVPSNG is encoded by the coding sequence ATGAAAGCAAATAATATCTTAGAGACGATCGGTAACACTCCCCATGTGAAAATCAACCGACTCTTTGGATCTAAATACAATGTATATTCTAAATTAGAGCGTAGCAATCCGGGCGGTTCTATCAAGGATCGTATCGCGCTTTCTATGATCGAGGACGCTGAAAAAAGCGGAAAACTCACTAAGGATACAGTAATCATCGAGCCGACTTCCGGAAACACTGGTATCGGTTTAGCTCTTGTTGCGGCAGTAAAAGGATATCGTTTGATCCTAGTAATGCCTGAGTCTATGAGCGTTGAAAGAAGAAGAATTATGGCTGCTTACGGCGCTGAGTTCGATCTTACTCCTCGTGAAAAAGGAATGCCTGGAGCAATCGAAAGAGCAAAACAACTAGTTTCTGAAAATCCAAAAGCTTGGATGCCTCAACAATTCGAGAACGAAGCAAACATTCAAGTTCATATTGAAACCACTGCAGCAGAAATCCTGAAAGACTTTCCAAATGGAGTAGACGCTCTGATTACCGGAGTCGGTACAGGTGGACATATCACTGGGGTTGCTAAAGTTCTAAAGGAGAAGTTCCCTAAAACTAAGGTATTCGCAGTTGAGCCGGAAGCTTCTCCAGTAATTTCCGGAGGAAAGCCTGGACCACACCCGATCCAAGGAATTGGAGCTGGGTTCATTCCTAAAAACTTGCACACTGATCTACTCGACGGAGTAATCCAAGTTTCTAAGGACGAGGCTTTTCAATACGCTCTTCGCGCAGCAAAAGAAGAAGGAATTTTCTTAGGAGTATCTTCCGGTGCAGCTTTAGCAGCGGTTGCTAAAAAACTTCCTGAACTTCCGGAAGGAGCAACAGTTCTTACCTTCAACTACGATACTGGAGAAAGATACCTTTCTATCGAAGGACTTTTCCCAGTTCCTTCTAACGGCTAA
- the lipB gene encoding lipoyl(octanoyl) transferase LipB, whose translation MTSSSFSINNTSVQAFSLKNPLPYEDYVRFQEKSRENRRESILFLEHPLTITGGINYNIDNLLRNEDFLSEHGISLQYIKRGGDYTAHEPGQIVTYVHLDLKKREISISEFLDQVLESAIYSTKEVWGLDLVKNPNAPGLYLSSSPNRKILSMGVLFKSWFTSYGIALNVSNDFSAFQCIHPCGQDWKSMISVSQLGLPSGEDKKKEWILAFQSRFLENLKSVKERIRA comes from the coding sequence ATGACTTCGAGCAGCTTTTCCATAAATAATACGAGTGTGCAGGCTTTTTCCCTGAAAAATCCCCTTCCGTACGAAGATTACGTCCGCTTCCAGGAGAAGTCCCGGGAAAATCGAAGGGAATCGATTCTATTTTTGGAACACCCTCTTACGATAACCGGTGGGATCAATTATAATATCGACAATCTTCTCCGAAATGAGGACTTCCTTTCCGAACACGGGATCTCTCTCCAATACATAAAAAGAGGCGGGGATTATACCGCTCACGAACCCGGACAGATCGTTACCTATGTACATTTGGACTTAAAAAAAAGAGAAATTTCCATCTCGGAATTTCTGGATCAGGTCCTGGAATCTGCAATTTATTCCACGAAGGAAGTTTGGGGTCTGGATCTGGTAAAAAATCCGAACGCTCCCGGGCTGTATCTTTCTAGTTCTCCCAATCGCAAAATTCTTTCTATGGGAGTTTTGTTCAAGTCCTGGTTCACGAGCTACGGGATTGCCCTCAATGTTTCTAATGATTTTTCCGCCTTCCAATGTATCCATCCTTGCGGACAGGACTGGAAATCTATGATTTCGGTCTCCCAACTGGGACTTCCAAGCGGAGAAGATAAGAAGAAGGAATGGATCCTGGCTTTTCAGTCCAGATTTCTAGAAAATTTAAAGTCCGTAAAAGAGAGAATCCGCGCCTAA
- the panD gene encoding aspartate 1-decarboxylase — MLITVCKGKIHRATVTDADLNYEGSLTVDMDLVDAAGMFPYEKVSVVNVNNGSRFETYLIEGKRGSGEICLNGAAARLGMKGDKVIIISYGSLEEKDLPKGYKPQVVLVDDKNHIKKA; from the coding sequence ATGCTCATCACTGTTTGCAAAGGTAAAATCCATAGAGCCACCGTAACCGACGCGGACCTGAATTATGAGGGAAGCCTGACGGTAGATATGGATTTAGTAGACGCCGCAGGAATGTTTCCTTACGAAAAAGTTTCCGTTGTGAATGTAAACAATGGATCCAGATTCGAGACATATCTGATCGAAGGCAAAAGAGGTTCCGGAGAGATCTGTTTGAACGGAGCTGCTGCCCGCCTCGGAATGAAAGGAGACAAAGTAATTATCATCTCCTACGGTTCCTTGGAAGAAAAGGACCTACCAAAAGGTTATAAACCTCAAGTCGTTCTCGTGGACGATAAGAACCATATCAAAAAAGCCTAA
- a CDS encoding type II toxin-antitoxin system antitoxin SocA domain-containing protein, with protein sequence MEKLLEVISFILQRSPKGRNRQELAKLVYLSDGVFFQKYAKVITEQKYIHLEDSPYPMELNQALLHLKENRLIDVTPKLTETGISGYLLTWVGTEHEDEIDLNRQEKRILRKVLENFKGSVYDENRVYPNLYENYVITPLFSEIKFSKETINTKIHFFKRKTLLNISGKIFKVLFSE encoded by the coding sequence ATGGAAAAGCTGCTCGAAGTCATCTCCTTTATACTCCAAAGATCTCCCAAAGGAAGAAACCGTCAGGAACTTGCAAAATTGGTTTATCTTTCCGATGGAGTATTCTTCCAAAAATACGCCAAAGTAATTACGGAGCAAAAGTACATCCATCTGGAAGATTCTCCGTATCCGATGGAATTGAATCAGGCACTTCTCCACCTGAAAGAAAATCGTCTAATAGATGTGACCCCGAAATTGACCGAGACCGGGATCTCGGGTTATTTATTAACCTGGGTTGGAACCGAGCATGAGGACGAGATAGACCTGAACCGCCAGGAGAAAAGAATACTTCGCAAGGTTCTGGAAAATTTCAAAGGAAGTGTTTACGACGAAAATAGAGTGTATCCGAATTTATACGAAAATTACGTGATCACTCCCCTTTTCTCGGAAATAAAGTTTAGCAAAGAAACTATTAACACTAAAATCCATTTCTTTAAGAGAAAAACGCTTTTGAATATCTCGGGCAAAATATTTAAGGTACTTTTTAGCGAGTAA
- a CDS encoding ABC transporter ATP-binding protein: MKKTESNNLLNLHGIKFYRSGTPILDGIDFQINSGEHWVLLGRNGAGKTTLVNLIYGSVWPTAGRINLFGETFGETPLQILRNKIGILDSSQQESALQKSLTVYDVLLTGFFHTIGFYRESNAWEEKEAERILEENGFGAKRNQLFRTLSSGEKKKILFLRAMCTSPEFVILDEPCSGLDLTAREEFIDFLDEYKKNRNFTSIYITHRIDEIPPFYEHAALLKSGKILFSGEIKEAFSSARLSDLYDRKVEAENRNGTWVAVTERK, translated from the coding sequence ATGAAGAAAACTGAATCTAATAACCTACTCAATTTACACGGAATTAAGTTTTATAGATCCGGGACTCCGATTCTGGACGGGATCGATTTTCAGATCAATTCCGGAGAGCATTGGGTACTTTTAGGCCGGAATGGAGCCGGGAAAACCACTTTGGTAAATTTGATCTACGGTTCTGTATGGCCCACAGCAGGTAGGATCAATCTTTTCGGCGAGACCTTCGGAGAAACTCCTTTGCAAATCTTACGTAATAAGATAGGAATCTTGGATTCTTCCCAGCAAGAAAGCGCGCTTCAAAAAAGTCTTACAGTTTATGATGTACTTCTAACCGGTTTTTTTCATACCATAGGTTTTTATAGGGAATCCAATGCCTGGGAAGAAAAAGAAGCGGAACGAATTTTAGAAGAGAACGGTTTCGGCGCTAAAAGAAACCAACTGTTCCGCACTTTATCTTCAGGAGAAAAGAAGAAAATACTCTTCTTAAGAGCAATGTGCACTTCTCCTGAATTTGTAATTTTAGATGAGCCATGTTCCGGACTGGATCTGACAGCCAGAGAGGAATTTATAGACTTCTTAGATGAATATAAGAAAAATCGAAACTTCACTTCTATTTATATTACCCACAGGATCGACGAAATCCCCCCTTTTTACGAACATGCTGCTCTTTTAAAGTCAGGTAAGATCCTATTCTCAGGAGAGATCAAGGAAGCATTTAGCTCCGCAAGACTTTCCGATCTATACGACCGTAAGGTAGAAGCAGAAAATCGGAATGGCACCTGGGTAGCAGTTACTGAAAGAAAGTAA